A part of Variovorax sp. HW608 genomic DNA contains:
- a CDS encoding DUF2855 family protein, whose product MSTTRFLVRKDDLSSTQLRTADDERLADGQVRVRIDRFALTSNNITYAAFGDSMSYWQFFPTGEEGWGIIPVWGFATVVHSLHPGVAVGERLYGYFPMASGSVLTPKRVSPGMLSEGSAHRAALPAVYNQYFRCKSDPLYTADTEDVQALLRPLYITSWLIDDFLDDNDFFGARPGAVLLSSASSKTAYGTAFQLAQREGIQVTGLTSAANKAFCESLGCYHRVLAYDELDQVPADTPCVYVDFAGNGELRRAIHTRFTQLRHSAVIGGTHVEQLAPSGTAKELPGPRATFFFAPAQIKKRVGEWGEEAFGQRLAQAWRSFTGRVMDAKTPWLRVEHHDGDAAVQAAYAEVLAGKGDPRVGHVLSFRPA is encoded by the coding sequence GTGAGCACGACCCGCTTCCTGGTCCGCAAGGACGACCTCTCTTCCACGCAACTGCGCACCGCCGATGACGAGCGGCTCGCCGACGGACAGGTCCGCGTGCGCATCGACCGCTTCGCCCTCACCTCGAACAACATCACCTATGCCGCGTTCGGCGATTCGATGAGCTACTGGCAGTTCTTCCCGACGGGCGAGGAAGGCTGGGGAATCATCCCGGTGTGGGGCTTCGCGACGGTGGTGCACTCGCTGCATCCGGGCGTCGCGGTCGGCGAGCGGCTGTACGGCTACTTCCCGATGGCCTCGGGTTCGGTGCTGACGCCCAAGCGCGTCTCGCCCGGAATGCTCTCGGAAGGCTCGGCGCACCGGGCGGCGCTGCCGGCGGTCTACAACCAGTACTTCCGCTGCAAGTCCGATCCGCTCTACACGGCCGACACCGAAGACGTGCAGGCGCTGCTGCGGCCGCTCTACATCACGTCGTGGCTCATCGACGACTTCCTGGACGACAACGACTTCTTCGGCGCCCGGCCGGGCGCGGTGCTGCTGTCGAGCGCATCGAGCAAGACGGCCTACGGCACCGCCTTCCAGCTTGCGCAGCGCGAAGGCATCCAGGTGACCGGCCTCACCTCCGCCGCCAACAAGGCGTTCTGCGAGAGCCTGGGCTGCTACCACCGCGTGCTCGCGTATGACGAGCTCGACCAGGTCCCCGCCGATACGCCTTGCGTCTACGTCGACTTCGCCGGCAACGGCGAGCTGCGCCGCGCGATCCACACGCGCTTCACGCAGCTCAGGCACAGCGCCGTGATCGGCGGCACGCATGTCGAGCAGCTCGCGCCGAGCGGCACCGCCAAGGAGCTTCCGGGTCCGCGCGCCACCTTCTTCTTTGCGCCGGCGCAGATCAAGAAGCGCGTCGGCGAATGGGGCGAGGAGGCCTTCGGCCAGCGCCTCGCGCAGGCCTGGCGCAGCTTCACCGGCCGGGTCATGGACGCGAAGACGCCCTGGCTGCGCGTGGAGCACCACGACGGCGATGCCGCGGTGCAGGCGGCCTATGCCGAGGTGCTCGCCGGCAAGGGCGATCCGCGCGTCGGGCACGTCCTGTCATTTCGACCTGCCTGA
- a CDS encoding response regulator: MQQAERPIGVMLVDDHQTMLWGLSRLIDGENPRMQVVGIARNCEEALAQAGQIRPDVILLDLDLNGSSALDILPGLMSNSESRVLILTGERQQKTLDLAVLGGARGVLRKDASAEHVLQAIERAHNGELCLDNEMMARVLTEFVDAKRPHKIDPEVAKQATLTAKERKIIHAVVDGRGAPNKSLAERLFITEHTLRNHLTSIYQKLDVANRLELYVYAVKYQLDKPMC; encoded by the coding sequence ATGCAGCAAGCAGAAAGACCCATCGGCGTGATGCTTGTCGATGATCACCAGACGATGCTGTGGGGATTGTCCAGATTGATCGATGGAGAAAACCCGCGAATGCAGGTGGTCGGCATAGCGAGGAACTGCGAAGAGGCTCTCGCACAGGCCGGCCAGATCAGGCCCGATGTCATCCTGCTCGACCTTGACCTGAATGGGAGCAGCGCGTTGGACATCCTACCCGGCCTGATGTCCAACTCGGAGTCACGAGTATTGATACTGACGGGCGAGCGCCAGCAGAAGACTCTGGACCTGGCAGTGCTCGGCGGCGCACGCGGGGTCTTGCGCAAGGACGCCTCGGCGGAACACGTATTGCAAGCCATCGAGCGCGCGCACAACGGCGAACTGTGCCTGGACAACGAAATGATGGCTCGCGTGTTGACGGAGTTCGTCGACGCCAAGCGGCCGCACAAGATCGATCCCGAGGTGGCGAAGCAGGCGACGCTGACAGCGAAGGAGAGGAAGATCATTCACGCCGTGGTCGATGGCCGCGGCGCACCGAACAAGTCGCTGGCCGAGCGACTCTTCATCACCGAGCACACATTGCGCAACCACCTGACTTCGATCTATCAGAAGCTCGACGTGGCGAATCGACTCGAGCTCTATGTGTACGCGGTGAAGTACCAGTTGGACAAGCCGATGTGCTGA
- a CDS encoding TfoX/Sxy family protein, translating to MPALGAYRETRAAGGDFAAALQAMSDGAAAGRDSTRQLQAKVGRAARLGPRSIGVLDAGATSCCLILQTLASSLQGRLTSMGRVEPADSGPGRSHRMKNEFANELHEIFERFGPISLRRMFGGHGVFHDGRMFGLVAGGRLYLKADAQSVAFFEARQLGPFEYLRRGKAARLSYYEAPPELFEDRDEAALWARRAWEAALRSGRSK from the coding sequence GTGCCGGCGCTCGGTGCCTATCGCGAGACGCGGGCGGCCGGCGGCGACTTCGCGGCCGCGCTGCAGGCCATGAGCGACGGTGCTGCGGCCGGCAGGGACTCGACCCGGCAGCTGCAGGCGAAGGTCGGACGCGCGGCACGGCTGGGCCCTCGATCGATCGGCGTGCTGGATGCGGGCGCGACGAGTTGCTGTCTGATCCTGCAAACTCTCGCATCGTCCCTGCAAGGTCGGCTGACCAGCATGGGCCGCGTCGAGCCGGCTGATAGCGGGCCGGGCAGGAGTCACCGCATGAAGAACGAATTCGCCAACGAACTGCACGAGATCTTCGAACGCTTCGGCCCGATCTCCCTGCGCCGGATGTTCGGCGGCCATGGCGTCTTTCACGACGGCCGCATGTTCGGCCTGGTCGCGGGCGGCCGCCTCTACCTCAAGGCGGATGCGCAATCGGTGGCCTTCTTCGAGGCCCGGCAGTTGGGGCCTTTCGAGTACCTGCGCCGCGGCAAGGCCGCGCGCCTCTCCTACTACGAGGCGCCGCCCGAGCTGTTCGAGGACCGCGACGAAGCGGCGCTCTGGGCTCGGCGTGCCTGGGAGGCCGCGCTGCGATCAGGCAGGTCGAAATGA
- a CDS encoding MarR family winged helix-turn-helix transcriptional regulator — protein sequence MRTPASSAPSADEMLRLDNQLCFAVYSASLAMTKLYKPLLEKLHLTYPQYLVMLVLWERDGLMVSELGEKLSLDSGTLTPLLKRLEANGLVARIRDVADERRVHVNLTAAGRKLKSRAASVPACLLAASQCSLDEIASLTQQVQQLRDRIRAA from the coding sequence ATGCGTACCCCGGCTTCTTCCGCACCCTCTGCTGACGAGATGCTGCGCCTGGACAACCAGCTCTGCTTCGCGGTCTATTCCGCCTCGCTGGCGATGACCAAGCTGTACAAGCCGCTGCTCGAAAAGCTCCATCTCACCTACCCGCAGTACCTCGTGATGCTGGTGCTCTGGGAGCGCGACGGCCTCATGGTGTCCGAGCTCGGCGAAAAACTCTCGCTCGATTCCGGCACGCTCACCCCGCTTTTGAAGCGGCTCGAAGCCAACGGCCTCGTGGCCCGCATCCGCGACGTCGCCGACGAGCGCCGGGTGCACGTCAACCTCACCGCCGCCGGCCGCAAGCTCAAGTCGCGCGCCGCCAGCGTCCCGGCCTGTCTGCTGGCTGCCTCGCAATGCTCGCTCGACGAGATCGCGTCGCTCACGCAGCAGGTGCAGCAGCTGCGCGACCGCATCAGGGCGGCGTAG
- a CDS encoding HlyD family efflux transporter periplasmic adaptor subunit, protein MARLDAEQTLARAITFPPDVVETAAVDPRLAEQIDKERALFEARRDVLVGQVQLLRSRREKVAEEIVALRAQIVQASESMKFRKSDLETNKKLLRDGFISAARIAQLESAVADYGVKIEERRAELARAQQRAVDADLRIRSLERDYRQQASDQRKATAARLSEIEQERRKSLDASARRVITAPASGEIIDLKYSTPGAVIPPRETIADIVPEGAGLLIEARVRTEDINRVRREQPADVRLTAFQYRTTHLVHGSFMSRVTAWWSGPATSPTTRCSSRPIRLPCRTPETSSFWRACPRRSTSRERRGPRFSISWSRSFRSCAAPCGSVDCRMSRPLALPARGCQTCGELSRAAQELCHA, encoded by the coding sequence GTGGCGCGGCTCGACGCGGAGCAGACCCTGGCGCGCGCGATCACTTTCCCGCCGGACGTGGTCGAGACTGCGGCGGTCGACCCACGGCTGGCCGAGCAGATAGACAAGGAACGCGCGCTGTTCGAGGCGCGACGCGATGTATTGGTGGGACAAGTGCAGTTACTTCGTTCGCGGCGCGAAAAGGTCGCGGAGGAAATCGTCGCGCTGCGCGCTCAGATCGTGCAGGCGAGCGAATCGATGAAATTTCGGAAAAGCGATCTTGAGACCAACAAGAAGCTGCTCAGGGACGGCTTCATCTCGGCCGCCCGCATCGCCCAACTGGAAAGCGCTGTCGCCGACTACGGCGTGAAGATCGAGGAACGACGCGCAGAGCTGGCGCGCGCCCAGCAGCGCGCGGTCGATGCCGATCTGCGCATCCGCTCGTTGGAGAGGGACTATCGCCAGCAAGCGAGCGACCAGCGGAAAGCCACAGCGGCGCGGCTTTCCGAGATCGAGCAGGAGCGGCGCAAGTCGCTCGACGCCTCCGCGCGCCGGGTGATCACGGCGCCGGCCAGCGGTGAAATCATCGACCTCAAGTATTCGACGCCCGGCGCGGTGATCCCGCCGCGCGAGACGATCGCGGACATCGTTCCCGAGGGCGCCGGCCTGCTCATCGAGGCACGCGTGCGGACCGAGGACATCAACCGTGTCCGGCGTGAGCAGCCGGCGGACGTCCGGCTCACGGCCTTCCAGTACCGCACGACGCATCTCGTGCATGGGTCATTTATGTCTCGGGTGACCGCCTGGTGGAGCGGGCCAGCAACATCCCCTACTACTCGGTGCTCGTCGAGGCCGATCCGGCTTCCCTGTCGGACGCCGGAGACCTCAAGCTTCTGGCGGGCCTGCCCGCGGAGGTCTACGTCACGGGAGAGACGCGGACCGCGCTTCAGTATTTCCTGGAGCCGATCCTTCAGGTCCTGCGCCGCTCCATGCGGGAGCGTTGATTGCCGGATGTCGCGGCCACTGGCCTTGCCCGCGCGGGGGTGCCAAACCTGCGGCGAACTCTCGCGTGCAGCGCAGGAGTTATGTCATGCCTGA
- a CDS encoding sensor histidine kinase, which translates to MPVHKPDGKNEVNASLAADAQMVASMRLVLSVAALSAVHVDPAGLRGIAGFTWLPFLGYILYSLIVFVCSRLNSPFAHSKSVHWLDLCWYALIVLSTEGIHSFFFLFFFFVILTASLRWGFEEGARVTLASVALFAACGVGSTTEKDLPRVLLRATFLLTLGYISVHWGGSKVELKRRLALLGDVSRLSNPRFGVDHTITNVLEKVLTFFRGSCCILVTRDKESGSCFLRTIRLGDPRNSVHAEWIGADAAAPLIALPQNRIAAYYRPLWPAMSAFAGAAAYDSTQGKWSQLDGPASGNLAELLDARSFICVPASLRRSDGWLYVFSGQRFRKADALFLDHIAAQAFPVIENIELLDRMASDAASQERKKFALDLHDTAIQPYIGLNMGLSALRNKAAADNPLVEDLNKLGEMAAKVICDLRRYAGIVRDGACKTEHTLIVVLRQQVAQIRDFYGIDVAVFVEGELNVCDRLTAEVLQIVREGLSNICKHTLARRGSVKLECADGVIRVRIENEADGTQLVDFHPRSITERAAALGGNAHVRPGTGGSTAVCIEIPV; encoded by the coding sequence ATGCCTGTTCACAAACCAGACGGAAAAAACGAAGTCAACGCGAGTCTTGCTGCCGATGCACAAATGGTGGCAAGCATGCGGCTGGTACTCTCCGTTGCTGCGCTGTCGGCGGTTCATGTCGATCCTGCTGGGTTGAGGGGAATCGCAGGATTTACCTGGCTCCCTTTTCTCGGGTACATCCTGTACAGCCTGATCGTCTTCGTCTGTTCGCGGCTGAATTCGCCGTTTGCTCACAGCAAATCGGTTCACTGGCTGGATCTCTGCTGGTATGCATTGATCGTTCTCTCCACGGAGGGGATCCACAGCTTCTTCTTCCTGTTCTTTTTCTTCGTCATCCTCACCGCTTCCCTTCGGTGGGGCTTCGAAGAAGGCGCGCGCGTGACCCTTGCCTCGGTTGCATTGTTCGCGGCCTGCGGCGTGGGATCGACGACCGAAAAGGATTTGCCCCGCGTATTGCTGCGAGCCACATTTCTGCTGACCCTGGGCTACATCAGCGTCCACTGGGGTGGGTCGAAGGTCGAACTGAAGAGGCGTCTTGCGCTTCTTGGTGACGTCAGCCGCTTGTCGAATCCGCGGTTTGGAGTTGATCACACCATCACCAATGTCCTGGAAAAGGTTCTGACTTTCTTCAGGGGCAGCTGCTGCATCCTGGTCACGCGGGACAAGGAGTCCGGCTCCTGTTTTCTGCGCACGATCAGGCTTGGCGACCCAAGAAATTCGGTTCATGCCGAATGGATCGGAGCGGATGCAGCTGCGCCCCTCATTGCGCTTCCGCAGAACCGCATCGCCGCCTACTACCGTCCGCTCTGGCCGGCCATGTCGGCGTTTGCTGGGGCCGCAGCGTACGACAGCACCCAAGGCAAGTGGAGCCAGCTCGACGGGCCGGCAAGCGGCAACCTCGCCGAGTTGCTGGATGCTCGTTCGTTCATCTGTGTGCCGGCATCGTTGAGAAGAAGCGACGGCTGGCTCTATGTGTTCTCCGGACAGAGGTTCAGGAAGGCCGATGCGCTCTTCCTTGACCATATCGCTGCCCAGGCGTTTCCGGTGATAGAGAACATCGAGTTGCTGGACAGAATGGCCTCGGACGCGGCTTCGCAGGAGCGAAAAAAGTTCGCTCTCGACCTTCACGATACTGCCATTCAACCCTACATCGGATTGAACATGGGCCTTAGTGCCCTGCGTAACAAGGCAGCGGCCGACAACCCACTGGTCGAAGATCTCAACAAGCTTGGCGAGATGGCCGCAAAAGTGATTTGCGATTTGCGCCGCTATGCCGGTATCGTCAGAGACGGCGCGTGCAAGACCGAGCACACCTTGATCGTTGTCTTGCGGCAGCAGGTGGCACAGATCAGGGACTTCTACGGGATCGACGTCGCGGTCTTCGTCGAAGGCGAACTCAATGTGTGCGACCGTCTGACCGCAGAGGTCTTGCAGATCGTGCGCGAGGGCTTGAGCAACATCTGCAAGCACACGCTGGCGCGCCGCGGATCCGTCAAGCTGGAGTGTGCTGACGGCGTGATCAGGGTACGGATCGAGAACGAAGCCGACGGAACCCAATTGGTGGATTTTCACCCAAGGTCGATCACGGAACGCGCAGCCGCGCTGGGTGGAAACGCGCACGTCCGACCTGGAACGGGCGGGTCCACCGCCGTGTGCATCGAAATACCTGTGTAG
- a CDS encoding organic hydroperoxide resistance protein: MVKKLDKVLYTAQAHTIGGRDGAGKSSDGAIDVKLSPPGSGKPGTNPEQLFAVGYSACFIGAMKAVAPKISVKVPDDVAIDASVSLGPIDGGAAYGIAVKLAITLPGLDDAQKKLLVETAHQVCPYSNATRGNVEVELAIN, translated from the coding sequence ATGGTCAAGAAACTCGACAAGGTCCTCTACACCGCGCAAGCCCACACCATTGGCGGCCGCGACGGCGCCGGCAAGAGCAGCGACGGCGCCATCGACGTCAAGCTGAGCCCGCCCGGCTCCGGCAAGCCCGGCACCAATCCCGAGCAGCTTTTCGCGGTCGGCTACTCGGCCTGCTTCATCGGCGCGATGAAGGCGGTAGCGCCGAAGATCAGCGTCAAGGTGCCGGATGACGTGGCCATCGACGCCAGCGTGTCGCTCGGCCCGATCGACGGCGGCGCGGCCTACGGCATCGCGGTCAAGCTCGCAATCACGCTGCCGGGCCTCGACGACGCACAGAAGAAGCTGCTGGTCGAAACCGCGCACCAGGTGTGCCCGTACTCGAACGCCACGCGCGGCAACGTCGAGGTCGAACTGGCGATCAACTGA
- a CDS encoding serine/threonine protein kinase translates to MAPPNTFSPDSASAGHPYENLTPDVVLDALATLDMHGDGRLTALNSYENRVYQVYLEDRVPVVVKFYRPGRWSEAEILEEHSFSTELAGAEVPAVAPMAIDGQTLHHHAGFAFSVSPYRGGRAPELDDFEVLEWIGRFLARIHAVGAQKPFVARPALDLQTFGLASRDWLIAHHMVPLDVQREWEAACNEAFAMIAATALGDAPSDADPPLAKLRLHGDVHPGNILWTPTDRPDGGPHFVDLDDARTGFAVQDLWMLLSGDRAQRTGQLSGLLDGYEQFRDFDRRELALIEPLRTLRLIHYSAWLARRWEDPIFPINFPWFGTSDYWKGQIQMLQDQCEAMAEEPLYA, encoded by the coding sequence GTGGCGCCTCCCAATACCTTCTCCCCGGACTCGGCCTCGGCCGGTCACCCCTACGAAAACCTCACGCCCGACGTGGTGCTCGATGCGCTCGCAACGCTGGACATGCACGGCGACGGCCGACTCACTGCGTTGAATTCCTACGAGAACCGCGTCTATCAGGTGTACCTGGAAGACCGCGTGCCGGTGGTCGTCAAGTTCTACCGGCCGGGCCGCTGGAGCGAGGCCGAGATCCTCGAAGAGCACAGCTTTTCGACCGAGCTCGCGGGCGCCGAGGTGCCGGCCGTGGCGCCCATGGCCATCGATGGCCAGACGCTGCATCACCACGCCGGCTTCGCCTTCAGCGTCAGCCCCTACCGCGGCGGCCGCGCGCCGGAGCTCGACGATTTCGAGGTGCTCGAATGGATCGGCCGCTTTCTCGCGCGCATCCATGCAGTCGGTGCGCAGAAGCCCTTCGTCGCGCGGCCGGCGCTCGACCTGCAGACCTTCGGCCTGGCGTCGCGCGACTGGCTGATCGCGCATCACATGGTGCCGCTCGATGTGCAGCGCGAATGGGAAGCCGCGTGCAACGAGGCCTTCGCCATGATCGCGGCGACCGCGCTCGGCGACGCCCCCAGCGATGCCGACCCGCCGCTCGCGAAACTGCGCCTGCACGGCGACGTTCATCCGGGCAACATCCTCTGGACACCCACCGACCGGCCCGACGGCGGACCGCATTTCGTCGACCTCGACGACGCGCGCACCGGCTTCGCGGTGCAGGACCTGTGGATGCTGCTGTCGGGCGACCGCGCGCAGCGCACCGGGCAGTTGAGCGGCCTGCTCGACGGCTACGAGCAGTTCCGCGATTTCGACCGCCGCGAGCTGGCGCTGATCGAGCCGCTGCGCACGCTGCGGCTGATCCACTACAGCGCGTGGCTCGCGCGGCGCTGGGAGGACCCGATCTTCCCGATCAACTTCCCGTGGTTCGGCACCAGCGACTACTGGAAGGGGCAGATCCAGATGCTGCAGGACCAGTGCGAGGCGATGGCGGAAGAGCCTCTGTACGCCTGA
- a CDS encoding IS630 family transposase codes for MPRRTSRHRPPLKKLRRQVRQEVVRQAEQGRAVRLMFQDEGRFGLLGTPRRCWARHRIRPVVGARLERKYIYAFSAVSPHDGVMDSLVLPWVNAETMSLFLAEVAQRHVEEFIVMVMDQAGWHLAGQLAVPDHMRLIYLPPYSPELNPAEHLWEAIREDCFANHVFANLDAVERALTTGLVALESDHERTRSMTGFDWITSISLNAT; via the coding sequence ATCCCAAGGCGGACGTCGCGGCACAGGCCGCCTTTAAAAAAACTCCGCCGCCAGGTACGCCAAGAGGTCGTGCGCCAGGCTGAACAAGGTCGCGCGGTGCGGCTGATGTTCCAGGACGAGGGGCGATTCGGATTGCTGGGCACGCCGCGTCGCTGCTGGGCGCGACACCGCATTCGACCTGTCGTCGGCGCTCGCCTGGAGCGCAAGTACATCTATGCCTTCAGTGCCGTCAGCCCACACGACGGCGTGATGGACAGCCTCGTGCTGCCCTGGGTGAACGCCGAGACCATGTCGCTATTCCTGGCCGAGGTCGCCCAGCGCCATGTCGAGGAATTCATCGTGATGGTCATGGACCAGGCGGGCTGGCATCTGGCAGGTCAACTCGCGGTCCCGGATCACATGCGACTGATCTACCTGCCTCCGTACAGCCCCGAACTCAACCCGGCCGAGCATCTGTGGGAGGCGATTCGCGAGGACTGCTTTGCCAACCATGTCTTCGCCAACCTCGACGCCGTCGAACGCGCCCTCACGACAGGGCTGGTGGCGCTCGAATCAGATCACGAGAGAACCCGATCGATGACCGGTTTCGATTGGATAACTTCTATATCTTTGAACGCAACTTAG
- a CDS encoding winged helix-turn-helix domain-containing protein produces MKSLIVGDKATVMRLAERLKQADSHAQYQRIQCVLIRATLGSSAAQIAQLLGWSTTTVHVMHSRWAKEGDAIFDLRGRGGRHHQHLSAEQEQELLAPFVERAQAGGMLTVAEIQQAYQKQLGKAVAPSTIYRLLDRHGWRKVVPRPRHPKADVAAQAAFKKTPPPGTPRGRAPG; encoded by the coding sequence ATGAAGAGTCTGATCGTTGGGGATAAGGCGACCGTGATGCGCTTGGCAGAACGGCTCAAGCAAGCCGACAGCCATGCGCAGTACCAGCGCATCCAGTGCGTGCTGATCAGGGCCACGCTGGGCAGCTCGGCCGCGCAGATTGCACAGTTGCTGGGTTGGTCAACCACCACCGTGCATGTGATGCACTCTCGATGGGCCAAGGAAGGTGATGCCATCTTCGATCTTCGAGGCCGCGGTGGCAGACACCACCAGCATTTGAGCGCCGAACAGGAGCAGGAGTTGCTGGCACCCTTCGTCGAACGCGCACAGGCAGGCGGGATGTTGACGGTAGCTGAGATCCAGCAGGCCTACCAGAAGCAACTCGGCAAGGCGGTGGCGCCCTCGACGATCTATCGGCTGCTCGACCGTCACGGCTGGCGCAAGGTCGTGCCCCGGCCCCGGCATCCCAAGGCGGACGTCGCGGCACAGGCCGCCTTTAAAAAAACTCCGCCGCCAGGTACGCCAAGAGGTCGTGCGCCAGGCTGA
- a CDS encoding DUF2493 domain-containing protein — protein sequence MRVLVCGGHRYDDWAFIVSVLDRLHARRPVTLLIEGGATGADNLARRWALARGIEVATYRADWDRYQHRAEPIRNAQMLREGRPELAVAFKGGRATAHMVTIASAALVPAPKTWRLSGQVGAV from the coding sequence ATGAGAGTACTTGTCTGTGGTGGACATCGCTACGATGACTGGGCGTTCATCGTCAGCGTTCTTGACCGCCTTCATGCACGTCGACCCGTCACGCTGCTGATCGAAGGCGGTGCGACCGGCGCAGACAATCTGGCGCGCCGATGGGCCTTGGCAAGAGGTATCGAGGTTGCCACGTATCGCGCAGACTGGGATCGTTATCAGCACCGTGCTGAGCCGATCAGAAACGCTCAGATGCTGCGCGAGGGTCGGCCGGAGCTCGCTGTTGCATTCAAGGGTGGTCGCGCGACCGCACACATGGTCACGATTGCTTCGGCAGCGCTTGTGCCTGCGCCGAAGACCTGGCGGCTCTCGGGTCAGGTAGGGGCTGTTTGA